Proteins encoded together in one Cardiocondyla obscurior isolate alpha-2009 unplaced genomic scaffold, Cobs3.1 scaffold38_0_513239, whole genome shotgun sequence window:
- the LOC139112613 gene encoding odorant receptor 4-like, producing MDYHAGSKIGITFLASYGYTTYYKKHQSSNPTNLKKIGIPLSATSPLFDEETNKISLSYLLYFTSTGINIFAHMCLYCALGEILVAQCNGIYYAAYKNQWYSMDPKLTRNLLFIMMRGSKPVYLTAGKIFPVTMTTFCGVRCSYLTIFVTLIV from the exons ATGGACTACCACGCTGGTTCGAAAATAGGTATAACTTTTCT TGCGTCGTATGGCTATACCACGTATTACAAGAAACACCAATCTTCAAACCCTAcgaatttgaagaaaatcggtATTCCGTTGAGCGCGACCTCCCCT CTTTTTGATGAAGAAACTAACAAAATATCACTTTCTTACTTGTTGTATTTTACATCTACCGGAATCAATATATTTGCGCATATGTGCTTATATTGCGCTCTGGGTGAGATTTTAGTTGCTCAG tgtAATGGAATATATTATGCAGCGTATAAAAATCAATGGTACTCTATGGATCCAAAATTAACTCGAAACTTGCTTTTTATAATGATGAGAGGTTCTAAACCGGTCTATCTTACTgctggaaaaatatttcctgTAACAATGACAACATTTTGTGGCGTAAGATGTtcatatttaacaatatttgttACACTTATAgtttag
- the LOC139112614 gene encoding uncharacterized protein yields MAESEAGMTGMLKILEKYAEEKRLEVNVDKTKIMRCRKKGGRWKKMTWKWKGKEIEEVKSFKYLGYVVMANGKQKEQVRDRCKKAAAVMGRVWSIGKRRFERDWSRRVWLFDKLVWSVASYGVEIWGCKKRNEMESMQERFLKWVLGVKRYVPGYMVREELQREKLKGIMGRRACKMVLGRNERKSEKRKGGREMGIGKKGVFCRIRVGNGGSRKNENERIAKFRLGDDIKENLYWSDEENKKCRICKEEEETWKHTWTQCVNWVDERGWEEAIEDILSEDGKGEPWLKILEEVREEACAYES; encoded by the exons ATGGCAGAAAGTGAAGCGGGAATGACTGGAATGTTAaagattttagaaaaatatgcaGAGGAAAAGAGATTGGAAGTAAATGTGgataaaacaaagataatgaggtgtcggaaaaaaggagggAGATGGAAAAAGATGACATGGAAATggaagggaaaagagatagaagaggtaaaaagtttcaagtatcTGGGTTATGTTGTGATGGCAAATGGAAAGCAAAAAGAACAAGTAAGAGACAGATGTAAAAAAGCGGCAGCAGTAATGGGAAGGGTATGGAGCATTGGAAAAAGAAGATTTGAAAGAGATTGGTCAAGGAGAGTTTGGCTGTTTGATAAATTGGTGTGGTCGGTTGCGAGCTATGGAGTAGAGATTTGGggatgtaaaaaaagaaatgaaatggAAAGTATGcaagaaagatttttaaaatggGTGCTTGGAGTTAAAAGATATGTGCCGGGCTACATGGTGAGAGAAGAATTGCAGAGGGAAAAGTTAAAAGGCATAATGGGTAGAAGAGCATG CAAGATGGTGTtgggaagaaatgaaagaaagagcgagaaacgGAAAGGTGGAAGGGAAATGGGAATTGGAAAGAAAGGAGTTTTTTGCAGGATTAGGGTGGGAAATGGAGGAAGTAGAAAAAATGAGAATGAGAG AATTGCAAAGTTTAGACTTGGGGatgatataaaagaaaatttgtacTGGAGTGACGaggaaaataagaaatgtaGAATCTgtaaagaggaagaagagactTGGAAGCATACATGGACGCAATGTGTAAATTGGGTGGATGAAAGGGGATGGGAAGAAGCAATAGAAGATATCTTAAGTGAGGATGGGAAGGGGGAACcatggttaaaaattttggaaGAAGTAAGGGAAGAGGCGTGTGCGTATGAAAGTTAA